A single Pseudodesulfovibrio aespoeensis Aspo-2 DNA region contains:
- a CDS encoding response regulator produces MKRLESDSKERHGQRTGLGETEPDRAGGRTAGATCEREPRMPLRFFHGSIRKKLVILVLLATLPPFVVLAFNELAGRRHLVEMAGSDTATLLRGFTEVQRRVTDSTRTLLQTVAAMPEVQAADADEVHTILSTLISANPVYTNAFLLDLDGKVVAGSIPGRPDFDFSDRKHFIEAMETGYFASGEFVVGRAMLRPIFPFAMPVHGPDDLLRGVIIIGVDLSHYGVLFDKSAFPTGSFFGICDHKGRRLFRHPASEATPLGAPIAQEVFLAASRNDGPGIMHSMGSDGPRRIVAYESIRLWSGSEPYMYMFMGFQEAELLRQANIQAVLGGVTIAVSLALALLLAWYAGGRPLARSLEKLTKAACNVGESGRMTPSNLDYSDGEMGQLGKAFDTMGHLLEEREAERNVALVRLSESEEQYRILLESNPAGICLVDPETMAIEFANPAFLRLLGLGPEDVGAIRVSDIHPPEDLEAISESFMRHSRQGVSFSAAIPCLTRGGERILVDISSARVRIYGRVLLAGFFTDITERKRYEDALVVAKEAAEQANRAKDEFLANISHEVRTPLNGVMGMLQLIRVSATSGEQLANVDIAIQSSRNLLRVLNDVLDFSKIEAGKLDLYNEPFDLAGLMRQCVSLFKQQADEKGLVLDSRIDPSARECYLGDEGRIRQVLFNLLGNAIKFTMYGSITLEAYALAHPEPGCERLFFSVTDTGVGIPDSKVDYIFDSFTQVDSSLSRKYKGVGLGLPIVKRLIRLLGGTLVVDSEMGAGTTILFNVQVRIPAKGACVKPKGVPAPESSIPLRVLLVEDERVNMLMARRLLENLGHTVTCAENGEKCLQVLRGERFDVILMDIQMPVMNGMEVTHLIRNSEDFRHVADIPIVALTAHATRRDREAALKAGMNEYISKPFEKEHLEATLQRFAGR; encoded by the coding sequence ATGAAAAGGCTGGAATCCGACAGCAAGGAGCGGCATGGACAGCGGACAGGGCTGGGCGAAACAGAACCGGACCGGGCGGGCGGGCGCACTGCCGGGGCGACCTGCGAGCGGGAGCCGCGAATGCCGTTGAGATTCTTTCACGGCTCCATCCGCAAGAAGCTGGTCATCCTGGTGTTGCTGGCCACCCTGCCGCCCTTTGTCGTGCTCGCCTTCAACGAGCTGGCCGGGCGACGGCATCTGGTGGAGATGGCCGGGTCCGACACGGCCACTCTGTTGCGCGGGTTCACCGAGGTGCAGCGCCGGGTGACGGACTCGACCCGGACCCTGCTCCAGACCGTGGCCGCCATGCCCGAGGTGCAGGCAGCCGATGCCGATGAGGTGCATACGATCCTGTCCACCCTGATCTCGGCCAACCCCGTCTACACCAACGCCTTTCTCCTTGATCTCGACGGCAAGGTCGTGGCTGGCAGCATTCCGGGCCGACCCGATTTCGACTTTTCCGATCGCAAGCACTTCATTGAAGCGATGGAGACCGGCTATTTCGCCTCGGGGGAGTTTGTGGTGGGCCGGGCCATGCTCAGGCCCATCTTCCCCTTTGCCATGCCCGTGCACGGCCCGGACGACTTGCTGCGGGGCGTGATCATCATCGGCGTGGACCTGAGCCATTATGGCGTGTTGTTCGATAAATCCGCGTTTCCGACCGGTTCGTTCTTCGGAATCTGCGACCACAAGGGACGCAGGCTCTTTCGCCATCCGGCCAGCGAGGCCACTCCCCTGGGCGCACCCATCGCCCAGGAGGTGTTTCTGGCTGCCAGCCGGAACGACGGACCGGGGATCATGCATTCCATGGGTTCTGACGGGCCGCGCCGCATCGTGGCCTACGAGTCGATCAGGCTGTGGTCCGGCAGCGAGCCCTACATGTACATGTTCATGGGGTTTCAGGAGGCCGAGCTGCTGCGTCAGGCCAACATCCAGGCGGTGCTGGGCGGGGTGACCATCGCGGTTTCGCTGGCCTTGGCCCTGCTGCTGGCATGGTATGCGGGAGGCCGCCCGCTGGCCCGCAGCCTCGAAAAACTGACCAAGGCGGCCTGCAACGTGGGCGAGAGCGGCAGGATGACGCCGAGCAATCTGGACTATTCCGATGGCGAGATGGGGCAGCTCGGCAAGGCATTCGACACCATGGGCCACCTGCTTGAGGAGCGTGAGGCCGAGCGCAACGTGGCCCTGGTCCGGCTCTCGGAGAGCGAGGAGCAGTACCGGATACTGCTGGAGAGCAATCCGGCGGGCATCTGTCTGGTGGACCCGGAGACCATGGCCATCGAGTTCGCCAATCCCGCCTTTTTGCGGCTGCTTGGCCTGGGGCCGGAAGACGTGGGCGCCATCCGGGTGAGCGACATCCATCCGCCCGAGGACCTGGAGGCCATCTCCGAAAGCTTCATGCGGCACAGTCGGCAGGGCGTAAGTTTCAGCGCGGCCATCCCCTGCCTGACCCGCGGCGGCGAGCGGATTCTCGTGGACATCTCGTCGGCCAGGGTCAGGATCTATGGCCGGGTGCTGCTGGCCGGGTTCTTCACGGACATCACCGAGCGCAAGCGGTACGAGGACGCCCTGGTGGTGGCCAAGGAGGCGGCGGAGCAGGCCAACAGGGCCAAGGACGAGTTTCTGGCCAACATCAGCCACGAGGTGCGCACCCCGCTCAACGGCGTCATGGGCATGCTTCAGCTGATCAGGGTTTCGGCGACCAGCGGGGAGCAACTGGCCAACGTGGATATCGCCATCCAGTCCTCGCGCAATCTCCTCAGGGTGCTCAACGACGTGCTCGATTTCTCCAAGATCGAGGCGGGCAAGCTCGATCTCTACAATGAGCCTTTTGATCTGGCCGGGCTCATGCGCCAGTGCGTCAGCCTCTTCAAGCAACAGGCGGACGAAAAGGGACTGGTCCTCGACTCCCGCATCGACCCCTCGGCGCGGGAGTGCTACCTGGGTGACGAGGGCCGCATCCGTCAGGTGCTCTTCAACCTGCTTGGCAACGCCATCAAGTTCACCATGTATGGCTCCATCACCCTTGAGGCATACGCCTTGGCGCACCCTGAGCCGGGGTGCGAGCGGCTTTTCTTCTCGGTGACGGACACCGGCGTGGGCATCCCGGATTCCAAGGTTGACTACATCTTCGACTCCTTCACCCAGGTGGACAGTTCGCTGTCGAGGAAATACAAGGGCGTTGGCCTTGGGCTGCCCATCGTCAAGCGGCTGATCCGGCTCCTGGGCGGCACCCTGGTGGTGGACAGCGAGATGGGCGCGGGCACGACCATCCTGTTCAATGTCCAGGTCCGCATCCCGGCCAAGGGTGCCTGCGTCAAGCCAAAGGGTGTCCCGGCCCCTGAATCGTCCATCCCGTTGCGCGTCCTGCTGGTGGAGGACGAGCGGGTGAACATGCTCATGGCCCGGCGGCTGCTCGAAAACCTGGGCCACACCGTGACCTGCGCCGAAAACGGCGAGAAATGCCTCCAGGTGCTGCGCGGCGAGCGGTTTGATGTCATTCTCATGGACATTCAGATGCCGGTCATGAACGGCATGGAAGTGACGCACCTCATCAGAAATTCCGAGGACTTCCGCCATGTGGCCGACATCCCCATCGTCGCCCTGACCGCCCACGCCACCCGCCGCGACCGCGAGGCGGCCCTCAAGGCCGGGATGAACGAATACATCAGCAAGCCCTTTGAAAAGGAACATCTCGAAGCCACCCTGCAACGGTTTGCGGGCCGGTGA
- a CDS encoding glycosyltransferase, whose product MILPLRPSVPVLCYHNVSEVDGHTPARFCEHLDAIADAGYRTLSASELLAVTRGELKPPPKGVVLTFDDGHVSNWLTVVPELERRDMAGTFFILTDFTDPGAARCCADAPAMRPMPEALKAALQGGDHSQFVNEGEVRAMLDRGMEVFSHGCRHQGAFRSLRPLARMGEALARWPAWSIYPGFDPDWPTFEDGSGYVYDGFWPRIDHAGQVRMVQRSTAERLAFCREDFARSCARIRELNGLKTQLFCWPWGHFCDDAEAELKRAGYAGAFTLERWVNARGTDPFRLNRIGVGRPKTGDWVQARLRMYGSDPTARVFFKFWRKRPEIKRVLYVSDSLRLSGGSRQMLNNIAAMRAMGVDACAVLDPASPLVGALEGSGARVFPFARFKEYLAAGSFLKQLVRDQGIDVVHTFHNRAYKMGALARLMGAKFRLFINRGVISRPNAIFFLWAALAHGVVCNSAKCAEVLRGHRVGEGRLSVVYNAYCGPDFGEPKPRRKRGARLIYVGNGAPIKGFDVFLRAAARFCETGDYRDVEFAVVGVRPDEMDRYDAILTPAVRERLHVTGELAHEAVLDELRFSDVLCVTSRLESLPNTLLEAFDLGLPAVGTRVGGVPELVVDGVSGYLCESGDHECLAAKMRLLVEDPAARFAMGRAGRAVVRTLLTPEAKGRALMRVYMGERLRDPLPVAELARSLSPLDPETLFGGNSHD is encoded by the coding sequence ATGATCCTCCCTCTGCGTCCTTCCGTCCCGGTCCTGTGCTACCACAATGTCAGCGAGGTGGACGGCCACACGCCCGCGCGCTTTTGCGAGCATCTCGACGCCATTGCCGACGCCGGGTACCGCACCCTTTCGGCCAGCGAGCTGCTGGCCGTGACGCGGGGCGAACTGAAGCCGCCGCCCAAGGGCGTGGTCCTGACCTTTGACGACGGTCATGTGAGCAACTGGCTGACCGTGGTGCCGGAGCTTGAGCGGCGGGACATGGCCGGCACCTTCTTCATCCTGACCGATTTCACGGACCCCGGCGCGGCACGCTGTTGTGCCGACGCCCCGGCCATGCGGCCCATGCCCGAGGCGCTCAAGGCCGCCCTGCAGGGCGGCGATCACTCCCAGTTCGTCAACGAGGGCGAGGTGCGGGCCATGCTCGACAGAGGCATGGAGGTCTTTTCCCACGGCTGCCGCCACCAGGGCGCGTTCCGCTCCCTGCGCCCCCTGGCCCGCATGGGCGAGGCCCTGGCCCGCTGGCCCGCCTGGTCCATCTATCCGGGCTTTGACCCGGACTGGCCCACCTTCGAGGACGGCAGCGGCTATGTTTACGACGGCTTCTGGCCGCGTATCGACCATGCCGGGCAAGTGCGCATGGTCCAGCGGTCCACGGCCGAGCGGCTCGCCTTCTGCCGCGAGGATTTCGCCCGCAGTTGTGCCCGCATCCGTGAGTTGAACGGGCTGAAAACGCAACTTTTCTGCTGGCCCTGGGGCCATTTCTGCGACGATGCCGAGGCCGAGCTGAAGCGGGCCGGATACGCCGGGGCCTTCACCCTGGAGCGGTGGGTCAACGCGCGCGGGACCGATCCCTTCCGCCTCAACCGCATCGGCGTGGGGCGGCCCAAGACCGGCGACTGGGTCCAGGCCCGGCTGCGCATGTACGGCTCCGACCCCACGGCCCGCGTCTTCTTCAAATTTTGGCGCAAGCGGCCCGAGATCAAACGGGTGCTCTACGTCTCGGACTCCCTGCGCCTGTCCGGCGGCAGCCGCCAGATGCTCAACAACATAGCGGCCATGCGGGCCATGGGCGTGGACGCCTGCGCCGTGCTCGACCCGGCCTCGCCCCTGGTGGGCGCGCTGGAGGGGAGCGGGGCCAGGGTCTTTCCCTTTGCCCGGTTCAAGGAGTATCTGGCCGCCGGATCGTTCCTGAAGCAACTGGTCCGCGACCAGGGCATCGACGTGGTCCACACCTTCCACAACCGGGCCTACAAGATGGGCGCGCTGGCCCGGCTCATGGGCGCGAAGTTCCGGCTGTTCATCAACCGGGGCGTCATCTCGCGGCCCAACGCCATCTTCTTTCTCTGGGCGGCCCTGGCCCACGGCGTGGTCTGCAACTCGGCCAAGTGCGCCGAGGTCCTGCGCGGACACCGGGTGGGGGAGGGACGCCTGAGCGTGGTCTACAACGCCTATTGCGGCCCGGATTTTGGCGAGCCAAAACCGCGCCGGAAGCGGGGGGCGCGGCTGATCTACGTGGGCAACGGTGCGCCCATCAAGGGATTCGACGTGTTCCTGCGCGCCGCGGCCCGGTTCTGCGAGACCGGCGATTACCGCGATGTGGAATTTGCCGTGGTGGGCGTGCGGCCCGACGAGATGGACCGCTACGACGCCATCCTCACCCCGGCGGTGCGCGAGCGGCTGCATGTGACCGGGGAGCTGGCCCACGAGGCGGTGCTGGACGAACTGCGCTTCTCGGACGTGCTGTGCGTGACCTCGCGTCTGGAGAGCCTGCCCAACACCCTGCTCGAAGCCTTTGACCTCGGCCTGCCTGCCGTGGGCACCAGGGTGGGCGGGGTGCCCGAGCTGGTGGTGGACGGGGTCAGCGGGTACCTATGCGAGAGCGGCGACCACGAATGCCTGGCCGCCAAGATGCGGCTGCTGGTGGAAGACCCGGCGGCCCGGTTCGCCATGGGCCGGGCGGGCCGCGCCGTGGTCCGCACCCTGCTCACGCCCGAGGCCAAGGGGCGCGCCCTGATGCGCGTCTACATGGGCGAGCGGCTGCGCGACCCGCTGCCCGTGGCCGAGCTGGCCCGGTCCCTGTCCCCGCTGGACCCGGAAACCCTGTTCGGCGGGAACTCCCATGACTGA
- a CDS encoding glycosyltransferase, protein MTDFDPATRPIVSFWGVLPEPLRHKLLLGFTGRLHLLDMAGWCLRSNDPGLGPVAAGAIQTAFGENPLDGGMAGELAALAPLRDLLPETTRLSLAALAANWRRPDSSGYYERLLARRDFEKILDFIEKSVAREPDNLYWREQAVTMGLIGNAPDRAESLALDGFPSLPALAGVRDCVAARLYAVRGRGADAARLFQRTGDVFGPAFGSLNAGLCMLGEGDRASAHLLLLDAVRRAPWNTSLLLRAHDLLAGHSEEQRSLGGSTAILLYSWNKGVELDATLRSLMQSELAGSSLFVLDNGSTDDTPQVLRSWQGRFDARLGSGRFTVITLPVNIGAPAARNWLMRLEAVGRHDYACYLDDDVEVPTDWLLRLGAAAHHYPDAGVWGCKVVDHANPALIQSADSHLLVEPDAGPLDLSRMAPNPFRLSDLHIQTLDSGLFDILRPCASVTGCCHLFRIRTLLETGDFAIHLSPSQYDDMERDLRLCEAGKFPVYQGHLTVRHKKRTGAASRVSGQEEGNALGNRYKMQTMHDRDALLAAMRAERDLLDADLRRKLGLVERAVLD, encoded by the coding sequence ATGACTGATTTCGACCCGGCCACCCGGCCCATTGTCTCGTTCTGGGGCGTGCTGCCCGAACCGTTGCGCCACAAGCTGCTGCTCGGATTCACCGGCAGGCTCCACCTGCTCGACATGGCGGGCTGGTGCCTGCGCAGCAATGATCCGGGCCTTGGCCCGGTGGCTGCCGGGGCCATTCAGACGGCCTTTGGCGAAAATCCCCTGGACGGGGGTATGGCCGGAGAGCTGGCCGCCCTGGCCCCGCTGCGCGACCTGTTGCCAGAGACCACGCGCCTCTCCCTGGCCGCCCTGGCCGCCAACTGGCGCAGGCCGGACAGCTCCGGATATTATGAGCGGCTGCTGGCCCGGCGCGATTTCGAGAAGATCCTGGATTTCATCGAAAAGTCCGTGGCCCGCGAGCCGGACAACCTCTATTGGCGCGAGCAGGCCGTGACCATGGGGTTGATCGGCAACGCGCCCGACCGGGCCGAGTCCCTGGCCCTGGACGGTTTTCCTTCCCTGCCGGCCCTGGCGGGCGTCAGGGATTGCGTGGCCGCACGCCTCTATGCCGTGCGCGGGCGCGGTGCGGACGCGGCCCGGCTCTTCCAGCGCACAGGCGATGTCTTTGGACCGGCCTTTGGCTCCCTGAATGCCGGGCTGTGCATGCTCGGCGAGGGCGACCGCGCCTCGGCCCATCTCCTGCTCCTCGACGCCGTGCGCCGCGCGCCCTGGAACACCAGCCTGCTGCTGCGCGCGCACGACCTGCTGGCCGGACACAGCGAGGAGCAGCGCAGCCTGGGCGGCTCCACCGCCATTCTGCTCTATTCGTGGAACAAGGGCGTGGAACTGGACGCCACCCTGCGCTCGCTCATGCAATCCGAGCTGGCCGGGTCGTCGCTCTTTGTCCTGGACAACGGCTCCACCGACGACACGCCCCAGGTGCTCCGGTCTTGGCAGGGGCGGTTCGACGCCCGGCTCGGATCGGGCCGGTTCACGGTCATCACCCTGCCGGTGAACATCGGCGCGCCCGCCGCACGCAACTGGCTCATGCGCCTTGAGGCGGTGGGGCGGCACGACTATGCCTGCTATCTCGACGACGACGTGGAGGTGCCGACCGACTGGCTGCTGCGTCTTGGCGCGGCGGCCCATCACTATCCGGACGCGGGCGTGTGGGGGTGCAAGGTGGTGGACCATGCCAATCCGGCCCTGATCCAGAGCGCGGACAGCCACCTGCTGGTGGAGCCGGACGCAGGCCCGCTCGACCTGTCGCGCATGGCCCCCAACCCCTTCCGGCTCTCGGACCTGCACATCCAGACCCTGGACAGCGGGCTGTTCGACATCCTGCGTCCCTGTGCCTCGGTCACGGGCTGCTGCCACCTCTTCCGCATCCGGACCCTGCTCGAAACCGGGGATTTCGCCATCCACCTCTCACCCTCCCAGTACGATGACATGGAGCGCGATCTGCGGCTGTGCGAGGCCGGGAAGTTCCCTGTCTACCAGGGGCACCTGACCGTGCGCCACAAGAAGCGCACGGGCGCGGCCTCGCGCGTGTCGGGTCAGGAGGAGGGCAACGCCCTGGGCAACCGGTACAAGATGCAGACCATGCACGACCGCGACGCCCTGCTGGCCGCCATGCGCGCCGAGCGCGACCTGCTCGACGCCGACCTGCGGCGCAAGCTCGGGCTGGTGGAACGGGCCGTGCTCGACTGA
- a CDS encoding THUMP domain-containing class I SAM-dependent RNA methyltransferase, translating to MTKFSDTAPILVTCPKGMSGFLATELAGLGLTSGEILEAGALGSGTLEDCMRLNLQVRTGHRVLYELKRFDAPGPDELYRAVRSIPWEEHIRKDGYFRVDASIRDTAVTDSRFASVRVKDAVADRFMERFGSRPDSGPETRGVCLFLHWRGRLATLYLDTTGEPLPRRGYRKRPHTAPMQETLAAACVMASDWPELAAQGGHFIAPMCGSGTLAIEAALMAMHGAPGLLRDDFAFMRLPGYDPALWERLTNEAEDAETPDFGGRIIATDHDPTAIEAARDNARNAGVGDFIEFAVCDFSQTEVPDGPGVVMLNPEYGERMGDAKALEPVYQAIGDFFKQRCGGKKGFIFTGNPALSKCVGLKAKRRHILYNAKIECRLLEYELYEGTRKQK from the coding sequence ATGACCAAATTTTCCGATACAGCCCCCATCCTCGTGACCTGCCCCAAGGGCATGTCCGGATTCCTGGCAACCGAACTGGCCGGCCTGGGCCTGACCAGCGGCGAGATTCTCGAAGCGGGGGCGCTGGGCAGCGGCACCCTTGAGGACTGCATGCGCCTCAACCTGCAGGTGCGCACCGGCCACCGGGTGCTTTACGAGTTGAAACGGTTCGATGCCCCAGGCCCGGACGAGCTGTACCGAGCGGTCAGATCCATCCCCTGGGAGGAGCACATCCGCAAGGACGGCTACTTCCGGGTGGACGCCTCCATCCGCGACACCGCGGTCACGGACTCGCGATTCGCCTCCGTGCGGGTCAAGGACGCGGTGGCCGACCGGTTCATGGAGCGGTTCGGCAGCCGCCCGGATTCCGGGCCGGAAACGCGCGGGGTCTGCCTCTTCCTCCACTGGCGGGGACGGCTGGCCACCCTTTATCTCGACACCACGGGCGAGCCGCTGCCGCGCCGGGGCTATCGCAAGCGGCCTCACACCGCACCCATGCAGGAGACCCTGGCCGCCGCCTGCGTCATGGCCTCGGACTGGCCAGAGCTGGCCGCGCAGGGCGGCCACTTCATCGCGCCCATGTGCGGGTCCGGCACCCTGGCCATCGAGGCTGCGCTCATGGCCATGCACGGCGCGCCCGGCCTGCTGCGCGACGACTTCGCCTTCATGCGCCTGCCCGGATACGATCCCGCCCTGTGGGAGCGGCTGACCAACGAGGCCGAGGATGCAGAGACCCCGGATTTCGGCGGACGCATCATCGCCACGGACCATGATCCGACGGCCATCGAGGCGGCGCGCGACAACGCCCGCAACGCAGGGGTGGGGGATTTCATCGAGTTCGCGGTCTGCGATTTCAGCCAGACCGAGGTGCCGGACGGACCGGGCGTGGTCATGCTCAACCCGGAATACGGCGAGCGGATGGGCGACGCCAAGGCGCTGGAGCCGGTCTACCAGGCCATCGGGGATTTCTTCAAGCAGCGGTGCGGGGGCAAGAAGGGGTTCATCTTCACCGGCAACCCCGCCCTGTCCAAGTGCGTGGGCCTCAAGGCCAAGCGCAGGCACATCCTCTACAACGCCAAGATCGAATGCCGCCTGCTCGAATACGAGCTCTACGAGGGCACCCGCAAGCAGAAGTGA